Proteins found in one Vallitalea guaymasensis genomic segment:
- the abc-f gene encoding ribosomal protection-like ABC-F family protein, with protein MITMIELGINNLSKSFGANKIFENVGFDIKTGEIVGLIGRNGTGKTTIMKILMGHEDYEGEVFYRKGVTLGYLDQIPVFEEDYSVKEVLYLAFKDVYDIKKKMMKIEHSLTDGDNDIDRLMKEYGQLQERFELLGGYDIDEKMSKVTIGLQISDSIQKMKFANLSGGEKSKIMLGKILLEKPELLLLDEPSNHLDLKSIEWLEEYLKEYKGSVLIISHDRYFLDRVVNKIVELDYNGASIYHGNYTYYLMEKERRFIEAYNRYKENQKKISKMEEQIKRYRIWGKMRDSDKMYVRAKELEKRLAKMDKLDKPVLEKTKIKLSSKGFDRTGKEVLILKNVEKSFESRTLFSGLDLTLFYQDSLAILGDNGTGKSTLIKIVMEVLESDKGSIKYGSNINIGYLPQEVNFEDENISILEAFQYKYNITIGEARTELAKVLFIKDDVFKKISILSGGEKSRLKLCMLMYEKVNFMILDEPTNHLDIDSREILEETLLEFKGTILFVSHDRYFINKIATKIGEIENKKLEFYNGDYEYYKNELLKKADSIVPKREQTNRSSNKNYNRKRVDDNEKIIKRKKKQLEAIEMEIELVETSIDELDKEMLINSTDAGKLNEISMEQNDKKEALSKLLEEWEIISEYIDSLR; from the coding sequence ATGATTACAATGATAGAATTGGGGATTAATAATTTATCAAAGAGTTTTGGAGCTAATAAAATATTTGAAAATGTTGGTTTTGATATAAAAACAGGAGAAATAGTTGGATTGATTGGCAGGAATGGAACAGGTAAGACAACCATAATGAAAATTCTTATGGGGCATGAAGATTATGAAGGTGAAGTTTTCTATCGTAAGGGCGTCACTCTAGGATATCTTGACCAAATACCTGTCTTTGAAGAAGATTATAGTGTTAAGGAAGTACTTTATCTTGCATTTAAAGATGTATATGATATCAAAAAGAAGATGATGAAGATTGAACATTCATTGACTGATGGGGATAATGATATTGATAGACTCATGAAGGAATATGGTCAGCTTCAAGAAAGATTCGAGCTTCTAGGAGGATATGACATTGATGAGAAAATGAGTAAGGTAACAATCGGTCTTCAGATATCTGACTCCATACAGAAGATGAAGTTTGCTAATCTAAGCGGTGGTGAAAAATCTAAGATCATGCTTGGTAAGATATTATTGGAAAAACCTGAGCTGTTGCTTCTTGACGAGCCCTCCAATCATCTTGATCTAAAATCAATTGAATGGTTGGAAGAGTATTTAAAAGAGTATAAAGGTTCAGTATTGATAATATCTCATGATAGATATTTTTTGGATAGAGTCGTTAATAAAATAGTTGAATTAGACTACAATGGTGCTTCAATATATCATGGTAACTACACATATTATCTAATGGAAAAAGAAAGACGGTTTATTGAAGCATACAATAGATATAAGGAAAACCAGAAGAAAATCAGTAAGATGGAAGAGCAGATTAAAAGGTATCGTATCTGGGGAAAAATGCGTGACAGCGATAAGATGTATGTCAGAGCAAAAGAACTGGAAAAAAGACTTGCTAAGATGGATAAATTGGATAAACCTGTTCTTGAGAAAACTAAAATTAAATTGTCTAGTAAAGGATTTGATAGAACAGGAAAAGAAGTTTTGATATTGAAAAATGTTGAAAAGAGTTTTGAAAGCAGAACACTGTTCTCAGGTCTTGACCTAACATTGTTCTATCAAGATAGTTTAGCCATACTTGGTGATAACGGGACTGGTAAATCCACATTGATAAAGATTGTCATGGAAGTATTGGAAAGTGATAAAGGTAGTATAAAATACGGGTCAAACATAAATATTGGATATCTGCCTCAAGAGGTTAATTTTGAAGATGAAAATATATCTATACTTGAAGCTTTTCAATATAAGTATAACATCACAATAGGTGAGGCAAGAACAGAATTGGCTAAGGTATTATTTATTAAAGATGACGTATTCAAGAAAATAAGTATTTTATCTGGAGGAGAAAAAAGCAGATTGAAATTATGTATGCTCATGTACGAAAAAGTTAATTTCATGATATTAGACGAACCAACGAATCATTTGGATATTGATTCAAGGGAAATACTAGAAGAGACTTTACTTGAGTTCAAGGGTACTATATTATTTGTATCCCATGACCGTTATTTTATTAATAAAATAGCTACTAAAATAGGGGAAATAGAAAATAAGAAGTTAGAATTCTATAATGGAGATTATGAATATTATAAAAATGAATTACTGAAAAAAGCTGATAGTATTGTCCCTAAAAGGGAACAAACAAATAGAAGTAGTAATAAAAATTATAATCGTAAAAGAGTAGATGATAATGAGAAGATAATAAAAAGAAAGAAGAAACAATTAGAAGCAATAGAAATGGAGATTGAATTGGTAGAAACATCTATTGATGAGTTAGACAAAGAGATGTTAATTAATAGTACAGATGCAGGTAAACTCAATGAAATATCCATGGAACAAAATGATAAGAAAGAAGCACTAAGTAAACTATTAGAAGAATGGGAAATTATCAGTGAATATATTGATAGTTTAAGGTAG